Within Enterobacter sp. RHBSTW-00175, the genomic segment GTATCCGGCCGCCAGCGCGCGTTCAATTTCACCCAGAGAAACCGAATCGACCTTCACCCCCTGCTCACGCATCAGGCGCAAAATATGGATATTCGAGCAGGCTTTCTGAGCAAAACGCACCACGTCAAACTGATGTAGCGCGGCAATCTTTTCGCGGACGATCTGCGCGTCGTAGACCCACACAGGGCAGCCAAATTCGGCTGGCAGGCGCAGTAAATTATCGGCGTTCAAATCGGTATCAGTCTGGTTAAGCGGGCGTGGCATGGTCTTCTCCGGGTGATGTCATTTTTTTATGATTACGCCACAGTGCGAAGAGAATAAAAAATATCGTTTTATCGTGAGTCTATGCAAAAATGATATGGATAACCCTCAGTCATCAGGTGCCCAATGCCCGCCGTCAACTTACGCCATATCGAGATTTTTCACGCCGTGATGACCACGGGGAATCTCACCGAAGCTGCACTTATGCTGCATACCTCGCAGCCAACAGTCAGCCGCGAGCTGGCACGCTTTGAGAAAGTGCTGGGGCTGAAGCTGTTTGAACGTACGCGCGGCAGACTGCATCCCACGGTGCAGGGGTTACGCCTGTTTGAAGAAGTACAGCGATCCTGGTACGGCCTGGACAGGATTGTCAGTGCGGCCGAAAGCCTGCGGGAATTCCGCCAGGGTGAGCTGTCGATTGTCTGCCTGCCCGTCTTTTCGCAGTCATTTCTGCCCATGCTGCTGCACCCTTTTCTGACGCGCTATCCCGAGGTCAACCTCACCATCGTGCCGCAAGAGTCGCCACTGCTGGAAGAGTGGCTTTCGGCTCAGCGCCATGATCTCGGCCTGACCGAAACGCTTGTCACCCCTGCGGGAACGCAGCGCACCGAGTTGCTCTCTTTAGATGAAGTTTGCGTACTGCCAGCAGGGCATCCGTTAGCGCAGAAACAGATCCTGACTCCCGCCGATTTTCAGGGCGAAAATTACATTAGTCTTTCGCAGACTGACAGCTACCGGCAGTTACTGGATACCCT encodes:
- a CDS encoding LysR family transcriptional regulator translates to MPAVNLRHIEIFHAVMTTGNLTEAALMLHTSQPTVSRELARFEKVLGLKLFERTRGRLHPTVQGLRLFEEVQRSWYGLDRIVSAAESLREFRQGELSIVCLPVFSQSFLPMLLHPFLTRYPEVNLTIVPQESPLLEEWLSAQRHDLGLTETLVTPAGTQRTELLSLDEVCVLPAGHPLAQKQILTPADFQGENYISLSQTDSYRQLLDTLFAEHQVKRRMVVETHSAASICAMVRAGVGIAVVNPLTALDYAGTGIVIRRFSVSVPFTVSLIRPLHRPASALVDAFSEHLQGGLSTFTAKLDDVLNNMPG